The genome window CGACTGACGTATGTCCGCGCGGCGTCGAAGCTGTCCTCGCGAGAAGACGGCTGAGAACCCGCGGGTGGTCGGGCTGAGCCCCACACCGCAAGCGGCTCCGCCGCTTGTGAAACAGAAGCTAGCTCCGCTTGGGCATCAGCACGTAGCGCAGATCCGCTTCGGGAGCGTCCACGTCGCTGATCACCGTCGACCTGCGTAGCCCGGACCGCAGCCCCAGCCGGACCGTCCGGCCCGCGAACGCCTGCAACGCGTCGGCGAGGTAGCGGGGTTGGAAGGCGGGGCTGAAGCGGTCGCCGGTGACCGTCGCCTTCACCGCCTCCTGCGCGTCCCCGAACTGCGGGTCCGCGGCCCGCACCCGGACCTCGGCGTCCCCGACGTCGAGCAGCACGGCTCCGTGCGCGCCCGCGTACGGCGACACCCGGCGCACGGCACCTGCCACCTCGTCGGCCCGGACCTCGACCGCGCAGTCGACCTCCGGGAGCAGGTGGCGCGACTCGTCCGGGAACGGCGCGTCGAGCAGCGTCGTCGACACCTCGGCGTCCGCCCAGCTCAACCCGACCCGGTCGGCGTCGGCGCGCAGCACCACCTCGTCGCCCGACGCCTGCTTGGCGACCTCGGTGAGCAGACCGGACGGCACCAGCACGTCCAGGTCGCCGGTGCCGGGACGCCACGGCAGCGTCGCCACCGCCATCCGGAACCGGTCCGTCCCGACCAGGACCAGGCGGTCACCGCGCTGCTTGACGTGCACGCCGGTGAACACCGGAAGCGCGTCGTCGCGGGAGGTCGCGGCAGCGACGACCGCGACCGCGGGCAGCAGCGCGGCGTCCAGCGCCCCGGCGCGCGGCGGAGCCGCGCGGACGCCGGGGTGCGCGGCGAGGTCGAGCAGCGGCAGCGCGAAGCGCGCGTTCGGCGTGCGAAGCGCCAGCTTCGCGCCCTCGACGACGAGGCGGACCTCGACGGAGTCGAGGTTGCGCAGCGTCTCGGCGAGCGGCCGGGCCGGGACCAGTACCCGGCCCTCGGTGTGGGTCCGGGCCCGGCGGCTCAGCCGGATGCCGCGCTCGCGGTCGGTGCCGGCCAGCTCCAGGCCCTCGGGGGTGGCGGTGAGGACCATCCCGGCGAGCACCGGGTCGAGCAGCCTGCCGGGCAGCAGCCGCACCAGGTCGGCCGCAGCCGCGGCCAGCGCCCGCGTGGGCGCGGTGACGTCGAGATCCATGGCGCGCAAGCTAGCGGCCCGCACCGACACCCATCCGCCCGCGAAACGGCCGCCCGGCGGCAGAGGTGGACAGGGCGCTTGCGGCCCATCGAGGGTTACCGAGATGAGCGCACACGAGATTCCCGGCTACGTGCGGACCGCGAGCCGGATCGTGATCGACGCCGTCAAGGCAGACCTGGACGGAATGGCGGGGACCACCGGAGGCTGAAGTCGACGCCTGCACGGGACGGGGTGGTCGCGCTCTAGCCGCGCGGTTGGGCGGCGGCTCGGTCCGAGCCGCCGCCCCTGCGCTCAGACGCCGGCGAGCTGCGGCGATGCGGTCGCGGGCTCCGGCTGCAGGGTGCCGCGGCGCAGCCAGAGCGCGAGCGCGGCCAGCACGCCGACGGCGCTGGCCGCCAGGAAGGCGGCGGGCGGCCCGGCGGTCTCGACGATCTGCCCGCTCACCGACTGGCCGAAGGCCGCGCCCAGGGTCACCGAGGTGACCACCCAGCCGAACGCCTCGGTCGCGGTTCCCGCCGGTGCGGCGATCTCCAGCGACACCGAGTGCGCCGTGGACTGCGGGGTGATCAGGCTGCCCGCCAGCAGCAGCGCCAGCGCCAGGCCCCACAGCGTGGTCGGCACGGCAAGCAGCGTGATCAACGCGGCGAAGCCGAACAGCAGTGCGGGCAGCCGCAGGTGCATCGGCCGCGGCCATGGCCGCATCCCGTACAGCACGCCGACCAGCACCGAGCTGACCGAGAGCAGGCTCAGCAGCAGCCCGCCCGCCGTCGGGTGCCCTGCCAGCTCCGCGGCGGCGGGCACGCCGACCTCGATGAAACCGATCAGGGCGCCGAAGCCGAGGGCGG of Saccharopolyspora erythraea contains these proteins:
- the dnaN gene encoding DNA polymerase III subunit beta; amino-acid sequence: MDLDVTAPTRALAAAAADLVRLLPGRLLDPVLAGMVLTATPEGLELAGTDRERGIRLSRRARTHTEGRVLVPARPLAETLRNLDSVEVRLVVEGAKLALRTPNARFALPLLDLAAHPGVRAAPPRAGALDAALLPAVAVVAAATSRDDALPVFTGVHVKQRGDRLVLVGTDRFRMAVATLPWRPGTGDLDVLVPSGLLTEVAKQASGDEVVLRADADRVGLSWADAEVSTTLLDAPFPDESRHLLPEVDCAVEVRADEVAGAVRRVSPYAGAHGAVLLDVGDAEVRVRAADPQFGDAQEAVKATVTGDRFSPAFQPRYLADALQAFAGRTVRLGLRSGLRRSTVISDVDAPEADLRYVLMPKRS